ATCCCAGCCCTTGACCTTCGCCTCGGCGAGTGCCGCGGCGCAGATGGCCACGGGATCCTTCTCTTCGGTGCGGAAGGACGGCACGCCGGCATCCTTGGCCACCACGTGCAGCTGCTCGATGGCCGCGGGGCGGTAGACGTCCGCGGGCACCAGCAGGGGGGAGCGGCCCAGCTTCTTGAGGAACACCGCCAGCTTGCCGCAGCTGGTGGTCTTGCCCGCGCCCTGGAGGCCCACCATCATCACCACGGTGGGCGGCTTCGAGGCGAAGGCGATGGGGTGCTCGGGCGCCTGCCCGCCCATGATCTCCACCAGTTCCTTGTGGACGATGTCGATGAACGCCTGGGTGGGGTTGAGGCCCTGCATGACCTCGGTACCCAGCGCCTTCTCCTTCACCCGCTGCAGGAAGGTGCGGGCTACGCTCACATGGACGTCGGCCTCCAGCAGGGCCATGCGCACTTCGCGGAGCACTGCTTCGAGGTTGGATTCCGTCAGCTTGGATTGGCCCCGGAGGGCCTTCATGGCCTGGCTGAGTTTCTGGGTAAGGCTGTCGAACATGGGACCCCGGCTTGGACCAAAAGCCCATTCTACCGGGCTAGGAGCCTGTCCAAGTCATCGATAGGGGCTGCATTGACGACAAAGGGCCTCCAGGCACGGAGGCGGGCGCAGGGCGGTGCGGGCACACCGTTCAAGCACGCCGACAAAGCATGGGGGCCCTTTGCCGCCAACCCTCCGGGCTGGGGCGGCAGCCGTCGGGATGCGGCGTCAGGCTCCTCGACCTTGGAACCGCCAGATTTCAGTTCGTCTCGCGTATCGGCGAAGCCGATACCGAGAAGGCCTTCGTCGTCTTCCTGGCCTCCCTCGGCTGGCGCCCCAGTGCAGCCCCCACCCATGACTTGGAAAGGCTCCCGGCCCTTTCTCCTGTCTGGAAAGGGAAGCTGGGGCATAATCCTGACCACCGGAGTCGGAATTCATGACCAACCATTTGGCCCACAGCCTCAGCCCCTACCTGCTTCAGCACGCGCACAACCCTGTGGATTGGCACCCCTGGGGCGAAGAGGCCCTCGCCAAAGCCAAGGCGGAGCAGAAGCCCATCTTCCTCAGCATCGGTTACAGCGCCTGTCACTGGTGCCATGTCATGGAGCGCGAGAGCTTCGAGAATTTCGCCGTGGCCGAGGTGTTGAACCGCCACTTCGTGAGCATCAAGGTCGACCGGGAGGAGCGGCCCGATCTGGACGACCTCTACATGGATGCCGTGCAAACCCTCACAGGGCGCGGCGGCTGGCCCATGAGCGTGTGGCTCACGCCGGACCTGGAGCCTTTTTATGGCGGCACCTACTTCCCGCCGGAACCGCGGGGGGGCATGCCCGGCTTCGTGCCTTTGCTGACGCGCATCGCGGAGCTTTGGGAAAGGGATCGGGCTGGATTATTGGACCAGGCCAACCAGCTCACCGCTGAACTGCGGAAGCAGGCCGAAGTGGAAGCGGGTCGCCAGGTTCCCGAAGCCCCCCTGTTCGAGGCAGTCCTGGCCCAGTTGCGACGCAGCTTCGATGCCCGTTGGGGCGGCTTTGGTGGTGCGCCGAAATTCCCCCAGCACATGGCCATTGAATTGATCCTGGCCCGGGGCACTGCGCAGGACCAGGCCATGGCCATCCGCACCCTCGACGCCATGTGGGAGGGCGGCATGTACGACCACTTGGGCGGCGGCTTCGCCCGCTACAGCGTGGACGGCCAATGGCTGGTGCCCCACTTCGAGAAGATGCTTTACGACAACGCGCAGCTGGCCTGCTGCTACTTGGCGGCCTACCAGGCCACGGGTGAGGAACGCTACGCCCAGGTCGCTCGCGAAACCCTCGACTACCTGCTGCGCGACCTGGGCGATGCCGGGGGCGGCTTCCATTCCAGCGAGGATGCCGACAGTGAAGGCGAAGAGGGGAAGTTCTACGTCTTCACTCCCGCCGATGTCCAAGAAGCCCTGGGAGAAGCCGATGCGGCGCGGTTCTGCCGCGCCTACGGCATCAGCGAGGGGGGCAACTTCGAGCATGGACAGAGCGTGGTCCATCGCTTCTCCTGCCCCGAAGGCGCTGCCCTGGCGCCGGGGGACGACCGTGCGTTGCGAGAGGCGTTGAGGCTCTGGCGCAATCGCCGGGTAAGGCCCGGCAAGGATGACAAGGTGCTGGCTTCCTGGAACGGGCTGGCCCTCTCCGCCATGGCCCGGGGTTTCCAGGTGCTGGGCGACACCCGCTACCTAGAGGCGGCCCAGGCCTGCGCAGCCTTCCTGCGCCGGGAACTCTGGCAGGGCGGTCGGTTGTTACGGGTCTGGCGCCAGGGCCGAGCTCACACCGAGGGCTTTCTGGAGGATCACGCGGCCGTGCTGGAGGGTTTGGTGGACCTTTTCGAATCGGACTTCGATGCGACGTGGCTCAACTGGGCAGAAGCCCTGGGCGAGGCCCTGCTGGCGCGCTTCCACGATGCGGCGGAGGGCGGCTTCTTCAGCACGGAGGCCCATCAGGGGGACCTGCTCTTCCGGTTGAAGCCGGGCTTCGACAACGCCATTCCCAGTGGCAACACCCTGGCGGCCCGCGGCTTGCTGCGGTTGTCCCGCCACTTGGAGCGGGAGGATTTCCGGGTGGCCGGCGAAGGCGCCCTGCGTTGCTTTGGTCCCTGGATGGAGCGGGCACCGCGGGCCTTCCTGGGGATGCTGAATGCCCTGGATCTGCTCTTGCGCGAGCGGCTGGACGTGGCCCTCTCAGGCCAGCCCACGGACCCGGCCATTCGCGAGATGCTGAATGAGGTGCATCGGCGCTTCCTGCCGGGCCGGGTCCTGTCTGTGTCCGCCGATCAGTTGCTTCCTTTGCACGAAGGGCGGGGCGCCACCGGCAAGGTCATGGCCTTCGTGTGTCGCGGCAACGCCTGCGCGCCGCCGGTAACCTCTGCTTCCGCGCTGGCAGCATTGCTTCAGGTGAATGCCGCGACAGTGTGATCCATTCGTTGTCGTGACGTGAGTAAACTGATCCCGAACGCGTGCCGAAGGGATGTTGGAACCTGCCTGGGATTCCACCCACGAATGACGCGGCAGGTAAGGGAGCGGCCATGAAGACGTTTGGGTTCAAGATCGACCCATTGACCGGCGAGGACTACTACGAGGTCTACATCCGCGGCCGCCAGCTGCTGAACGATTCACACCTGAACAAGGCCTCGGCCTTCCAGAAGGAGGAACGGCTCAGCCTCGGCATTGACGGGATGCTGAGATCGGGCGTGTCCACGCTGGACTCGCAGGCCGACCGGGCCTATGAGGCCTTCCTCCGCAAGCCCGATGACCTCGAGAAATACATCTACTTGGCCGGGCTCCAGGACCGCAACGAGACGCTGTTCTACCGGCTGCTGCTGGATCACCTCGAAGAAATGGTGCCCATCGTCTACACGCCCACCGTGGGCCAGGCCTGCCTCCAGATGAGCCACATCCAGCGGCGCTACCGGGGCATCTACATCACGCCCGATAACATCGCCAACATCGATCAGATCTTCCAGAGCCTTTCCCAACCCCAGGTGAACCTCATCGTGGTCACCGACGGTGAGCGCATCCTGGGCCTGGGCGATCTGGGCTCCGATGGCATGGGCATTCCCGTGGGCAAGGTGAGCCTCTATGTGGCCGCTGGCGGTGTGCATCCCGCGGTGTGCCTGCCCATGTGCCTCGATGTGGGCACCAACAACCCCCGCCTGCTGGAAGACCCTCTGTACCTGGGCATCCGCAAGCCCCGCCTGCGCGGCGCCGAATACGAGGAACTGGTGGAGAAGTTCATCCTGGGCGTGAAGCGCAATTTCCCGGGGGCGCTGCTGCAGTGGGAGGATTTCGCCAAGCAGACCGCCTTCAAGAACCTCGACCGCTACCGTGAGCGGATCCTCTCCTTCAACGACGACATCCAGGGCACAGGCTCCACCGCGCTGGCGGCCCTGATGACCGCCATGCGCATCAAGCAGAGCCGGTTCCAGGACGAGCGCTACGTCATCGTGGGCATGGGTCAGGCGGGCACGGGCATCGCCATGAACATCCGCACGATGCTGCTGGAGGAGGGCCTGTCCGACGAGGAAGCGCGCAAGCGCATCTTTGCCGTGGACATGCAGGGCCTGCTGCTGGAGGGGGATCCCCTGCTCGAAGGCCCCCAGGAGCCCCTGGCCCAGCGCCGGGCCTGGGTGGAGGGCTGGCAGTTGGACGACGCCACCCGCATCGGCCTGCAGGACGTGGTCCGCAACGCCCATCCCACCGTGCTCATCGGCGTCACGGCCCAGCCGGGGCTCTTCAGCGAGGCCATCCTGGCGGAAACCGCCAAGCACTCGGCGCGGCCCATCGTCTTGGCCCTGTCCAACCCCACCCACAAATGCGAGTGCTCACCCGAGGCTGTGTGGAAGGCCACGGATGGCAAGGGCCTGGTGGCCACGGGCAGCCCCTTCGAGCCCATGGACTGGAAGGGCCGCACCCTGCAGGCTTCCCAGTGCAACAACATGTACATCTTCCCGGGGGTGGGCCTCGGCGCCCTCGTCTGCAAGGCCAGCCGTGTCACGGATGGCATGTTCCTGGCTGCGAGCCGGGCCATCAGCGCCTTCGTGACTCCCGAGCAGGAAGCCATGGGGCTCCTGCTGCCCGAGATGAAGGACATCCGCCAGGTCTCGGCCTCTGTGGCCAAGGCCGTGGGCATCGAGGCCCGTGATGCGGGTCTGGGCCGCCTGTTGGATGATGACCAGCTGGAAGCTGTGGTGGCCAAGGCTCAGTGGAGACCCGCCTACGCCTCCTATCGACCCGGGGTTCCCCGCTAGGGATGGATTCGCCCTTTTTCTCCTTGTGAGTGGGCTCCCGGAGCCTAGCCTGGGGAGTGGGAAGAGTGTCTCTTCCTCCCGCGGGGCGACCGTTTTCGCCAGCCCCTTCCGGCCCGAACCTGTTGTGGCCGAGACTTCTGGGCACCCTTCGGGGTGCCCTTTGTTGTTCGGGCGGAAACTTGGCTTGAAGAAATTCAAGTTGACAGGTCGAAATATCTACACAATATTGTCTACATCTTCTTGTGTAGGAACTCCCGTGACCCGTCTCCAGAAGCCCACCGAGGTTGAACTGAAATTCCTCCGCATCCTTTGGGAGCTGGGACCAGCCACGGTCAAGGATGTCCACGTCCATCTGAACCACCGTGAGGACTACGCCTACACCGGAGTGCTCCGCATGCTTCAGGTGATGTTGGAAAAGGGGCTGGTGACCCGCGATGAAAGCGCACGAAGCCATGTCTACGCGGCAGCCCACAGCCGAACGGCCATGGAGGGCGGCCTGGTGGCCGACCTGACCGAGCGGCTCTTTGGAGGTTCCGCCGCCGATCTGGTGCTGGCAGCGCTGCGCTCCGGGAAGGTCAGCGCGGAGGAGAAGGCCCGCATCCGCGCGGCGCTGGGGAAGGAGAAGCCGTGAGCGCGCTTATCCAGCTTCTGGGCTGGGCGCTGCTGCATGCCCTTTGGCAGGGCTGCCTCCTCGCCCTGCTGGCGGCCTTTTGCGGCCTCTTCCTGGTTGGCTCCCACCGGTACCGCCTGCATGGCTTGGTGCTGGGCCTCTGCCTGATCCTGCCCGCGGCCACGGCCTGGCATTTTCACCGACCTGCGCCCGCGGGCATGGGCGCGACGCTGCGGGAAGAAGCAGCGATCGACCTCCCGCAGCCCCGGCCGGAGCTGACTGGTGCCGTCGCCCGGCCGCTGCTGGAGCGGCTGGAGGCCTCCCTGCAGCCCCACCTGCCACGCCTGGTGGCCCTGTGGGCCGTGGGGGCAAGCCTCATGGCGCTGCGACTGGGCGGAGGCCTCGCCCTCAGTCTGCGCTGGAAGCGGCAGGGCAATCCGGCCCCAGGGGATTGGCAGGCGACGATGGATCGGCTGGCACGCCGCATGGGGCTGCGGCGGAAGGTCCCCCTGCTCTTGGCCAGAAAGGGGAATACGCCGTTCTCCCTGGGGCTGTGGAAGCCCGTGGTGCTGTTTCCGGCAGTTCTGTTCACCACCCTGCCGCCGGATCACCTGGAAGCGCTGCTGGCTCACGAACTGGCCCATGTGCACCGGCTGGATTACCTCAGCAACCTCTTGCAGGGCGTGGTGGAGACCCTGCTTTTCTTTCACCCAGCGGTGTGGTGGCTTTCGGCCCGGATTCGCGTCGAGCGGGAAGAGCTGGCCGATGACCTCGCAGCCCGGAGCCTCGGAAATCCCCGGTGCCTGGCCCTGGCTCTGAATGCCTTGGATGACCTCCAGACTGACCTTTCCCGCCCTTTGTTTCCGGCCCTGGCGGCCCGAGGAGGACACTTGCTCCACCGCATCGAACGTCTGCTTTCCCCCAAGCCCTGGGCCGGATCTTCCTGGGGTTGGCTCTCCTTCCTGGTGATTCCCGGGCTGGTGTTGGCTTTGCGAGCCTCGATTCCCGAACAGCCACCCATCGCCGCACCCGCCGATCTGGTGGCGCAAATCGACGCCCTTGCGGCTCAGGAAGGCCTGGATCCCCAGCTGCTCCGCAGCATGGCCTGGGTGGAAAGCGGCTTCAATGCCAAGGCGAGAAGTTCCCAAGGGGCGATGGGGGTGTTGCAGGTGATGCCGCAGACGGCCCAGGCCCATGGGGCCAAGGATTTGAACGATCCGGCCCAGGTGATGGCCGCGGGCGCGAAATACTTGCGCTTCCTGTTGGACCGCTACCAGGGAGATCTTCAGAAGGCCGTGGCCGCCTACAACTGCGGCGAACAGGCCCTGGAGGAAGGACGCATCAGTGAGGAGGCCACCCGCTACAGAGCCCTGGTGCTGGATGTATTCAAAGCGAAGGCCGTACAGCCAGAGGCGCCGCTTGGAGAGGGGGAGGTCCAGGGGTATCTGCGACGGGTTGGAGGGGACCTTCAGGTTCAGCTTCGCATCCGCCACCGTGGCAGCCTGATTGTGGACCTCTTGTCTGAGAACCATTCCCTTGGGGCAGTGCGCATTGGAACCACGGATCCGGAAGGTGCCTCATCTGCAAGTGCCTGGGTGGAATCTCGGCCCAACATCCGGATTCAGGCCCCCAAGCCTGAGGGCCTGCTGAAGATCCGGGTGGAAGACGGCGGGGGCAGGAGGGGCGAGGTGGTGCTCCGGGCCGATGGGCCATGGAATACCTTTGACTTCCAAACGAAATGGACCAAACCCTAGGTTGCTCCGTACGCAGAGAGGCCCGGCCAAGGCCGGGCCTCTCTGCATGCTGGAAAGACTTAGGCCGCGACGACGCGACGGCTGCGGTGCATCACTTCGGCTTCGAGTTCGGCTTCCAGAGCCTGCACCTGGCGGAGCACGGCGAGGCCGCGGGGGGAGCTGCTCATCTGGCGCTCCAACTGATTGAACACTTCATGCAACCGCTCGGCGGTGGTCCAGAACGCAGGGTTGTGCTGACGCGCTGCGGTATCCATGTGCATGTCGGCTCCGTGGCTTCCTGGACAACATCATCGTGTTTGGCGATGACTTAGGCTAGTGATAGGCATCACAAGAAATGTCACGAGTTACGGGGATATTTGTCATGGCCGTCATGACAAATGCCAAAGCCCTTGAAAAACCTGACATCAAGGGGGTCTATAGGTCCGGTCAGGCCCTTCGGCTGGCCAGCAGATGACCGATGGCCACCGCCGCTGCATCGGCCGCGTCCGCGGCCAGGGGTTCCTTCAGGTTCAGCAGGGTCATCACCATCTTCCCCACCTGGCCCTTGTCGGCCCAGCCGTAGCCACTGACAGCCTTCTTCACCTGCATGGGGTTGTAGTCCCCCACGGGCAGCCCGTGCAGGGCCGCGCTGAGCAGGATGCCCCCGCGGATCTGGCCCAGCTTGAGGGCTGTGGCGGCGTTCTTTTCAACGAAGGGCGATTCCACCGCCATGAAACCCGGATGGTGGGCCGCAATGGCTTCGGCCAGCCGCTCGTGGATCCGCAGGATGCGCTGGTCGAAATCGGCGCCCCTGGGGCTGCGGATGACCCCGGCCTCCACCAGGCTCATCCGTGAACCGAAGCGCTCCACCACGGCCCAGCCGCAGGCCAGGGAGCCCGGATCCACGCCCAGGCAACGCACCGGGGCCGGAGGAACCACGATCATCGGGCCTTCCGCTTGCCGGGGCCCCTGACGCTGCCCTTGGGGGGCTTGGGGTGGGCTTCGCGGGACTTGCCGCTGGCCTCCCGGGCTTTCTTGGGAGGGCGGCCCTTCGGTGCAGATTCCCGGCGCCCTCGTTCGCCACCCGTTCTCGAGTCACGCCGGGCCCTGGGCTTCTCCAGATCGCCTTCTTTCAGGACGGCGGGCGCCGCCAGGGTCGGCACGAACTGGAACGCCTTCCCATGGGCATCCTGGGCCTTGGCCTCGGTGATCCAGGCGCTCACGCGGCGGAGGTTCTCATCCACCGTGGTGATCTCGACTTCCACGCCATCGCCGATGGTGAGGACCACGGTGCCGCGCAGACCCGTGGCCTTGGTGCGGTGTTCATCCACCCAGAAATCGCCCCCGAGGGCAGCCAGGGGTACGCCCACCTCCACGAAGGGGGCATCCAGGGTCACGAACACCACCTTGGCGGAATAGCCCTGGATGCGCCCCCTGAAGCGTTGGCCGATGCGCTCTTTCATCAGGAGGCAGGCTTTCCATTTGTCGTTTTCTCGCTCAGCCTCGGTCGCCTTCTGCTCGCAGTCGCTGGCGCCTTTGGCCAGCACGGCGAGGTGGCTGTGCAGGCCCTCGGGCAGGGGCCGGCCCCGCAGCACCTGGCGGAGCAGGCGATGGACGATGAGATCCGGGTAGCGGCGGATGGGGCTGGTGAAGTGCAGGTAGTCCTGCAGCGCCAGGCCCGAGTGGCCGATGTTGTCGACGTTGTATTCAGCCTTTTTCAGGCTGCGCAGCAACAGCGTGTTGATCATGGCCTCGAGCGGCCCGCCGCGGATCTTGTCGAGCATGGCGTTGAGATGCTCGGGAGTGGGCAATTCCTTGGGCTTGAGCAGGCCGAAAGTGCGAGCCACGTCGGCGAACACCTCGAGCTTGAGGGCGTCCGGCTCATCGTGGATGCGGTAGATGGCGGGGATTTTCTTCCGCGTGAAGAAGCGGGCCACGGTTTCGTTGGCCAACAGCATGAACTCTTCGATCATGCGGTGGGCGTCGTGGCGCGGGTAGCGGCGGGCATCGATGGGACGGCCCTCTTCATCGAAGATGAACTCGGCCTCTTCGGTATCCAGGTTCATGGCGCCTCGGCCCAGACGAATTTGCGTGAGTCGGCGGGAGAGCACCAGGGCCTCGTCCAGCATGGCGCAGAGGGGATCGCCCAGCTCAGCGCGCTTGCGCTTGGAGAGGTCGATGCACGCTTCCTTCACTTCGTCGTAGGTGAGCCGCTTGGCGCTGCGGATGACGCTCTCTGACAGTCGAGTCTCCACGACTTCCAGCTCGGGCGAGAGGGTCATCCAGGCGGTCATGGTGAGGCGATCCACGCCTTCCCTCAGGCTGCAGAGGTCGCCGCTGAGCCGCTCCGGGATCATGGGGATGGCCTCATCCGGGAAGTAGACGGAGGTGCCGCGCAGGCGGGCCTCCTCGTCCAGCGGGCCGCCCTCGGCCACGTAGTGGCTCACGTCGGCGATGTGGACGCCCAGCAGCCAGCCGCCACCTTCCGTTTTGGGAAGGGCTTCGAGGCTGATGGCATCGTCGAAATCCTTGGCGGTGGGCGGATCCACGGTACAGGTGAGGGTCTCCCGAAGATCCTCACGCGGCCAGTCCTTTGGCCGCGCCCTTTGGGCCGAACCTTCGGCTCGATGGGCCTCCGCTCCTGCTTCGGCCTCTCGTCCCTGGAGCCACTCCGCAGGAATGCTCGTGGGGAAGGGGGCCAGTTCCTTCATCACCGCGTCGGGGAATTCGGTGCGCAGGTTGAAGAGGGCCGCCGTGAGCTTGTTCTCGATCTTCAGGTCGGTCCTCTTGCCCAGGCGGGCGACCACGGTGCCCCGCAACTGCTTAGCCTCGGGATCGGCATCCAGCTTGACGCTGACCAGCTCGCCATCCTCGGCAAGGTCCGTGGGCGGGACGGAGATGAGCTGGGCCAGGCGCGGCTCCAGGGGCACCACCCGCCAGCCCCAGGGCTGCTTCTGCAGGGTGCCGGGCAGGGGGACTTCGCCCCGGCCCTTGATCTCCAGCACCCGCGCCTTCAGGCGGCCGTCCCAGCCTTCGCCGCTGACTTCAGCCACCACTCGATCGCCATGGATGGCGCCATGGGCATCCCGCCAGTCCACGAACAGGTCCATGCGGGGGCCTTTCGGGGCGCCCACCACGCGGAGGAAGCCGCCCGCACCTTCGGGATGTCCCAGGAAGGTGGCTTCAAAGCTTTCGTACGGCCGAAGCCCCAGGCCCTGAGATGGAGCGGCCTGGGGCTTCGGGGCTTGGTTTGAGGTCCGGCGGTCAGGGGTGCGTGACGGAGCGCGGACGGGAATGCGGGGGGCTGAGCGGCGGGCCATGCCTTCAGGGTACAGGCCCGGGAGCGATTCGGCCTACTTTCCCTTTTTGGCAGGTTTGGCGGGGCCGGCAGCGGCCTTGCCATTCAGGACGTCGAGCTGGTGCTGGACCTTCTTGCTGTCGGGGTCGATGGTCGCGAGGCGATAGAGCCACCGGGCCTTGCCCGCTCGGTCGCCCTGGGCTTCCAGGTAGGCGGCGCTGGACACAACCGCCTCCACCCACTTGAGCTTGTCGCCCTTGCCGGCCTTGTATTCCTCCACCTGGTCGGCCTCGCCCTTGAGCTTGTCCTCCATGACTTTCACCAGGGGATCGTAGGCCTCACTCTCACGCTTGGTCACGTCGATGTAGGTCTGGAAGAACTTCACCCACTTGGCACTGTCGACCACTTCCTTTTCCACGCCCAGAGCGAGATCCAGCTCCTGGCGTTCGCCGGGATCCAGCACACTCTTGGCTTTCAGCTCCTTGATGCGGTCCGCGTTCTCTTCCAGCACCTGCTTGGCCCGGACGCCTGACTGGGAGTAGTAGGTGACCGTCTGGGCGAAGGGTTCCTTGACGCCCGCATAGGCTTCCTGGGCCAGGGATTTGGCGGTCTTGGCATATTCCAGCGCCTTTTCCCATGCGCCTGCAGAATCGGCGGTCTCAGCGGCGAGGCGCAGGGCTTCGGCCATCTCGAGATTGGCCGTGCAGCTCTGCACCAGCGTGGTGTTGTCCTTTTTGTCGAAGGTGGGCCGGGCCGCAGGCACCAACGCCTCGGCGCGCTTGTAGGCCTCGGGGTATTTGAGTTCGGCGAGCAGTTGCTCGATGGCCGGGCGCTCGGCCTTGACCCGCTCACCCAGCGATGGCGCCGGTGCCGGGGCCTGGGCGACGAGGGCCGCGGGCAGCAGGAAGAGGGAAAGGAAGGCGGTTTTGCGCATCGTTTCGACCAGTGATGAGAAGGGAGAAGTCCCCGGGGGAGCCCCCATTGTTTCCGGGTTTCGCTTCCTTTGGCTAGCCCCGACCCGGTGAGGGGAAGCACAACCGGTCCGGGGGCTTCCTTGGGCATGGCAGGTAGCATGAGGACATGGACCTGGTTCTGCTCCGCCTCTCCGCTCTGGGTGACATCCTCCGGGTGATGCCGGCCTGGGGCAACCTGCATCATGCCTTCCCCGCAGCCCGCTTGCGTGCGGTCGTGGAGGATCGGCACGCCTTCCTGCTGGAGCCCCTCCCCTGGCTGGAACCGGTGGTGGTGCGCCGGAAGCGCTTGTCCAACCCCTTGTCGGCGCTCGGCGAATTGAAACGGGTGGCTGGATTGCTCCGGGGGGCAGAGGTCAGCCTGGATTTCCAC
This sequence is a window from Geothrix sp. PMB-07. Protein-coding genes within it:
- a CDS encoding thioredoxin domain-containing protein, whose protein sequence is MTNHLAHSLSPYLLQHAHNPVDWHPWGEEALAKAKAEQKPIFLSIGYSACHWCHVMERESFENFAVAEVLNRHFVSIKVDREERPDLDDLYMDAVQTLTGRGGWPMSVWLTPDLEPFYGGTYFPPEPRGGMPGFVPLLTRIAELWERDRAGLLDQANQLTAELRKQAEVEAGRQVPEAPLFEAVLAQLRRSFDARWGGFGGAPKFPQHMAIELILARGTAQDQAMAIRTLDAMWEGGMYDHLGGGFARYSVDGQWLVPHFEKMLYDNAQLACCYLAAYQATGEERYAQVARETLDYLLRDLGDAGGGFHSSEDADSEGEEGKFYVFTPADVQEALGEADAARFCRAYGISEGGNFEHGQSVVHRFSCPEGAALAPGDDRALREALRLWRNRRVRPGKDDKVLASWNGLALSAMARGFQVLGDTRYLEAAQACAAFLRRELWQGGRLLRVWRQGRAHTEGFLEDHAAVLEGLVDLFESDFDATWLNWAEALGEALLARFHDAAEGGFFSTEAHQGDLLFRLKPGFDNAIPSGNTLAARGLLRLSRHLEREDFRVAGEGALRCFGPWMERAPRAFLGMLNALDLLLRERLDVALSGQPTDPAIREMLNEVHRRFLPGRVLSVSADQLLPLHEGRGATGKVMAFVCRGNACAPPVTSASALAALLQVNAATV
- a CDS encoding transglycosylase SLT domain-containing protein, with product MSALIQLLGWALLHALWQGCLLALLAAFCGLFLVGSHRYRLHGLVLGLCLILPAATAWHFHRPAPAGMGATLREEAAIDLPQPRPELTGAVARPLLERLEASLQPHLPRLVALWAVGASLMALRLGGGLALSLRWKRQGNPAPGDWQATMDRLARRMGLRRKVPLLLARKGNTPFSLGLWKPVVLFPAVLFTTLPPDHLEALLAHELAHVHRLDYLSNLLQGVVETLLFFHPAVWWLSARIRVEREELADDLAARSLGNPRCLALALNALDDLQTDLSRPLFPALAARGGHLLHRIERLLSPKPWAGSSWGWLSFLVIPGLVLALRASIPEQPPIAAPADLVAQIDALAAQEGLDPQLLRSMAWVESGFNAKARSSQGAMGVLQVMPQTAQAHGAKDLNDPAQVMAAGAKYLRFLLDRYQGDLQKAVAAYNCGEQALEEGRISEEATRYRALVLDVFKAKAVQPEAPLGEGEVQGYLRRVGGDLQVQLRIRHRGSLIVDLLSENHSLGAVRIGTTDPEGASSASAWVESRPNIRIQAPKPEGLLKIRVEDGGGRRGEVVLRADGPWNTFDFQTKWTKP
- a CDS encoding NAD-dependent malic enzyme encodes the protein MKTFGFKIDPLTGEDYYEVYIRGRQLLNDSHLNKASAFQKEERLSLGIDGMLRSGVSTLDSQADRAYEAFLRKPDDLEKYIYLAGLQDRNETLFYRLLLDHLEEMVPIVYTPTVGQACLQMSHIQRRYRGIYITPDNIANIDQIFQSLSQPQVNLIVVTDGERILGLGDLGSDGMGIPVGKVSLYVAAGGVHPAVCLPMCLDVGTNNPRLLEDPLYLGIRKPRLRGAEYEELVEKFILGVKRNFPGALLQWEDFAKQTAFKNLDRYRERILSFNDDIQGTGSTALAALMTAMRIKQSRFQDERYVIVGMGQAGTGIAMNIRTMLLEEGLSDEEARKRIFAVDMQGLLLEGDPLLEGPQEPLAQRRAWVEGWQLDDATRIGLQDVVRNAHPTVLIGVTAQPGLFSEAILAETAKHSARPIVLALSNPTHKCECSPEAVWKATDGKGLVATGSPFEPMDWKGRTLQASQCNNMYIFPGVGLGALVCKASRVTDGMFLAASRAISAFVTPEQEAMGLLLPEMKDIRQVSASVAKAVGIEARDAGLGRLLDDDQLEAVVAKAQWRPAYASYRPGVPR
- a CDS encoding BlaI/MecI/CopY family transcriptional regulator; this encodes MTRLQKPTEVELKFLRILWELGPATVKDVHVHLNHREDYAYTGVLRMLQVMLEKGLVTRDESARSHVYAAAHSRTAMEGGLVADLTERLFGGSAADLVLAALRSGKVSAEEKARIRAALGKEKP
- a CDS encoding ribonuclease R family protein codes for the protein MARRSAPRIPVRAPSRTPDRRTSNQAPKPQAAPSQGLGLRPYESFEATFLGHPEGAGGFLRVVGAPKGPRMDLFVDWRDAHGAIHGDRVVAEVSGEGWDGRLKARVLEIKGRGEVPLPGTLQKQPWGWRVVPLEPRLAQLISVPPTDLAEDGELVSVKLDADPEAKQLRGTVVARLGKRTDLKIENKLTAALFNLRTEFPDAVMKELAPFPTSIPAEWLQGREAEAGAEAHRAEGSAQRARPKDWPREDLRETLTCTVDPPTAKDFDDAISLEALPKTEGGGWLLGVHIADVSHYVAEGGPLDEEARLRGTSVYFPDEAIPMIPERLSGDLCSLREGVDRLTMTAWMTLSPELEVVETRLSESVIRSAKRLTYDEVKEACIDLSKRKRAELGDPLCAMLDEALVLSRRLTQIRLGRGAMNLDTEEAEFIFDEEGRPIDARRYPRHDAHRMIEEFMLLANETVARFFTRKKIPAIYRIHDEPDALKLEVFADVARTFGLLKPKELPTPEHLNAMLDKIRGGPLEAMINTLLLRSLKKAEYNVDNIGHSGLALQDYLHFTSPIRRYPDLIVHRLLRQVLRGRPLPEGLHSHLAVLAKGASDCEQKATEAERENDKWKACLLMKERIGQRFRGRIQGYSAKVVFVTLDAPFVEVGVPLAALGGDFWVDEHRTKATGLRGTVVLTIGDGVEVEITTVDENLRRVSAWITEAKAQDAHGKAFQFVPTLAAPAVLKEGDLEKPRARRDSRTGGERGRRESAPKGRPPKKAREASGKSREAHPKPPKGSVRGPGKRKAR
- the ruvC gene encoding crossover junction endodeoxyribonuclease RuvC, with amino-acid sequence MIVVPPAPVRCLGVDPGSLACGWAVVERFGSRMSLVEAGVIRSPRGADFDQRILRIHERLAEAIAAHHPGFMAVESPFVEKNAATALKLGQIRGGILLSAALHGLPVGDYNPMQVKKAVSGYGWADKGQVGKMVMTLLNLKEPLAADAADAAAVAIGHLLASRRA